The following is a genomic window from Canis lupus baileyi chromosome 30, mCanLup2.hap1, whole genome shotgun sequence.
TACCAGATGGAAGGGGCCGGGCAGTTTGGTCTGTTTAGGTCATTCATTCCCTTGGTTTCAAGGAGGGTAAGGAGAGTAAAAAGCCgtatggcttttaaaatttagcCACTTAGCTATCATGTCTATGTCAAGAAATAGCACCTAGAAACTCTTAGTATGCTCTTACCTAATCACCAGCTTCCCgtttccattaaaaataacataacaaaataattttttttgctattctttACCTTCCAAGGATGCCTCCCAAaacattatagtttatttttgcccaTTTGGGAACTATATATAAATTGACTCGTTTTTCATGTATACTTTtgcatatgcttttattttacttgcttttttATAATAATCTAAATTGGGTGTGATTCATTATCCATTTTTCTATGTTGCAGAATTGGTTTACTAATGTGACTTTTTAtgtagaatttttgcatccatggtTATAATAATGTccacaaattttcttttctataatgtTTATCTCAAGTTTTGACATTTTTaggatggctttttaaaaaggttataaaCAGTTTCctacattttattattctctgaAACCATTTGTGTGAAAATGGTCTTATTTCTCCCTTAATTGTTTGGCAGAAAAATCTGCCTAGGATTTCCTTTTTGGAAGTCTTTAAATTacagtttctatttcattaataattatagaactattcaaattttctttcttaatctgtCAGTTTGGTAAATGTTTTTTGCTTCTTCAtaaagtttttctattttatatacaataagatcacatattttcatatttattttatgatattcaTTATATCATAATATGATTAATTTAATACCTGTAGTATctgtaaaatgatattttttattttaattttttaagattttatttatttgagagagagagagagcacaagtgggggaagggtggagggagagggagaagtaggctccccactgagcagggagccagacactgggctctggctccatcccaggaacctgagatcatgacctgagccaaagataaatgcttaactgactgagccacccaggtgcccttttttttattattaatattcattatgctttctctccttattctatttttttctccctaagaaTATATTAATTTGGAGGGTGATATATAAAGTTTAAGCATTCTATATTCCTTCATTTCATGGAAAGAAGGTAAAAATGCAATGTTTTACAAGCCCAATGTAAAGGGTTTCAGAAATACTTCCCTTATTCAATGTATCAGGAAACTTGCCATAAGAAAAGTGACTCCAAATTACCAgtttatttttctggaatttttctAGCTTCTGTAGGTTGGACTGTAATTTTTCCCTGTTAGCTCAGCAAGAATGTTAGTCCAAATCATCCAATTCACAATTTTGAAAGGCCatatagctttttttaaatatacaatcaactatggtaaaaaaaaaaaaaaaaaaaaaacctacgcCCTCATGGATTACTATTTAAGGAAAAGACAGTCTGCCAAATATATGCTAACCCCAAGTATCTCATTCAGAAATTCCTTGAGAGAAGGGACATGCAGCATCAatattctgtgtctctcatttgtGATGGTCATAAAAAGATCATTCAAAGGtgccaacaaaaaaaaaaaaaaaaaggtgccaaCAATGTGCCCTATAGTGGTAAGTTAGATCTGATAGTCTAGGTTGTCAAAAGATGTTGAGagtgaaaaaacaataaaaacagttATTAGGAAAAGCCAAAAATGCaaacaagaacaataaaaagTATGAAGAGCTAATTCAAAGGCCATAGGCAGAACTGAAGTTGAGAGAGGTTTCAGAAGGAAGAGCTCAGACAAAGAATCACAGGGCAACTGGGCAGTAGGTGTACTGTGTGTGGGAATGCTAACCTGATAGAAAGGGATAAAGCAACAAAGTCTTGAGAGGCTGATTTATCACATTAGAACTATGAACCTTTAGGCACTAACTACCTGTGATACATAGGTGAAGTTTGATTCCAAAGAAGGAGCAGAACGATACCCGTATAGGCTCAGCCCCCGGCTCACAGACATAAAGGTTGAAAAATTGTCCTCTGTGGGATTTATGGCATTTATAGCTCTCACAAAGGCATTGGTAGGGATCACCACATGGTAAACTCAGAGGACTATGGGAGCAAATAAATTACTTGgactaaagagaaaagaaatgaggaaataggGAAATCAGAACAGTCTtggcatcgggatccctgggtggcacagcggtttagcgcctgcctttggcccagggtgcgatcctggagacctgggattgaatcgcatgtcgggctccctgcatggagcctgcttctccctctgcctatgtctctgcctctctctctctctctctgtgtgactataataaataaataataattaaaaaaaaaaaaaaaacttaaaacagtCTTGGCATCACTTCCTCCTTTCTCCATGGTAGTGCCATATCCTCTCTGTGCCCGCAACCACAACACATGTAAATTATCAGCTGATCAGAGCAACAAACACATGAAGCACAGACTCTGGAATCATACAattttgaattctggctctgccacttcctgACCTTGTGACCATTGTCCCTAGCTTCCCCATCAGATTACTTATCTCATGGGGACTTGGGAGAATTTCATAATTAATTCACATAAAGCATCTAAAACACTGCCCAAGGTATAggaagtgctcaacaaatattaatatcATCAATTTCAAATGAGGAAGGGGCTCAGAGACATCTAAATTCTTCCTTGAAAGTATCtgtcctggggcacttgggtggcttagtgggttaagcatctgccttctgtttaggtcatgattccagggtcctaggattgagccccagtcaagccttaagttggggagcctgcttctccctctctctctgcccttctccctcttcccctgctcgtgcttgctTTCACTCTACTCAgactctctctcaactaaataaataaaatcatcaaaaaaaaaaaaaaaaaaaaaaaaacaagagtctgTCCAAAGCACTCTGGCCCAAGCTATCAATAACCTGTTAGATATTTTTAGgaagataattaaaaacaatacagaaactATTTCCCTACTTTTAAGGGAAAGTATTCTCTATCTGTATCTGAAATGCTGTGTTCTGTTCTAGTTGGTACACATCACAAGGAGAACGTGAGTGGAGAGAATGGTAAAGCTAAATACAGTAGAAACATTAAGCATGGGAGAAACTGTGATCAAATCAAAATTGACAATAGTATGAACAagatgaagtatttttttatCAAGTTTCAATTGTTTAGGATGATATGACAGCCCTTGAAACCTGAAGGAGGTAAGCTGCAGCCAAAAGTGCCATTTGACTCCAGAGGATATCACAAACTAAGAAATAGCCCTTGTGggaaatataatcattttatcaTTACAGACTCATCATCACTTTACCCActactctttctccttttatgttCTCTTATTCCCCAATGTCTTAcatcttttcctttccaaataaTTAAACAATAAATCCTACATTGTTACCATGGGTATCAGAATGGATGACATCAACAAATTTAGCATCAGTGTAATCTAATCTAACATTAAATGGTCTTCCAGAGAATTTTGGCCCagcaggatcaagacctgaaatTCAAGAAAGAAACTGTCAGTCGATTAGTCAATTCCTACAACAATGGTTATTAGATCAGATATTTGCATTATTATATTATAAGCACATCAATATACTTTTAGCTTAAACTTGtgcaaaaaattaatattaagagaaattaaaCTGAATGAGTAGCAAATACCTTCATTAACTGAACAATACTTTTTACCAATGTTTAGAGTTTATCAACAATCTAGTGTTAAGCTACACCTAGAGATGCCTCAACAAAATACTGTAGGGttaattgaacgccaataaaaaataaatttataaattaaataaataaataaataaataaataaataaataaataaaatactgtagggttttgttttattttgttttttgttttagtatttttatttaagaagtaCTTAGGGGTAAACCTGTAGTTGTTTTTTAGTTAATAACAAATATCTACTACAGACCTGAGAAGAGGTAAAATGAATAATATCCTGATCCTGTCTTGATCCTCATGCTTTACTGGTTCATCCTAGATCTATCTATagttctaaaatgatttttatttttttttctaaaatgatttttaagtgcCAAATACAATTTGGGCTGTGGCATGAAACAAATTAgtattttatccttcatttttcacaaaagttccccacatacacacaagaaaaggaaaatccatTAAGAGTTCCATGAAATATAGATATTATTGCTGGtgcatttgaaaatttaaatagaaatcctTGGCTCATGACCTACTGGCATGTGTCAAAAaatgagggtggggaggaggtaaAGTTTAACAACTTGAGAATATCTATTCAATGGAAGATAAAATCATCTCAAAAATGTTTTACCTGTTATTCTTCCAAGTTGACCTTGAAATATCTTTCCAACAAATCCACTAATGTGAGTCCCTAAGCTCATAcctatgaaatgaaaattatcaaGAGATGCTCCATACTTCTGCAAGTGAAAATACAAtgttatgattttcattttagaaatcacAAATGCATCAATAttctagaattcattttttttctcatttaatgtatttctgggagacagaaaatgggattttataatttaaaaaaactatatctTTGTTCAACATTTTCCATAAGTTATCCGATTTTTCTCTATACATTTTTAGTAAtgccattacatttttaaaaacctttgttATCTTTTATCCAAAATAGTATatgcaaaataatacatttagTTAAAGAATTTCATAATAACAGTAAAAGCACCATTAGGTATTACCTTGAATAAGTGCTTTGTAAATCtcatatttaatattcatattagTCCAATgaggtatttatttttatcctattgCCTAAAACAAGTCCTGGCATCTATTAAATGTTGAATAACATCGTTTGATAATGAGTTACCTGAAACCATATTTACTTATTACTGTCAGGGACAAAGATGAACTTCAAGTCCAGGCCTGTTtaactccaaaatatataatctaCCTACTTGTTTTCTGGTCAGATTATGTCAAAATCACCAAGAAGACTGAAACAGTGTGAATCACCATCATTTCAGAGATGACAAAATGAAACTTATGAATTTTAAGTATGATCATGGCTTCCCAGATCACAAGCTGGAGAATCATGAAATCTATTCCTCCAAGCATAAGTTTTAAACACCTCTTAGAGGCCTGTAGAAAGATGTGGGATATTTGCTGTCAATGAGTAACTAAACTCAGGCTTTCCAAACACAGGGtattaattttcttcaaatttctcaGAGCAATGCCCAGAAACTTGAGGGAGAATCACTCTCAACTTTAGTGTTATtgagcttttcttcctttttcctacaTATAAAGCCTTTTCCTAAATTTCTATCTTTAACATTCATATTTCCCACACTTTGAAATACATGTTTATTAGAGAAAAGGCCACTGCTGTAAGCAACAATCAATTATACAATGTACAGACTATAAGACCGAGTGAATCAATTAACCACTGTCTCTCTAGAGAGCTAGTTTGGTTTCGTCCAAATTTGAGGAGGTAAAAATTATACTGATCTTGATTTCATTCAATGATTATCATATACCAGACACTGaaagaattaatttcatttaatacttctataaaatattcttataaagTTTGGTTATCTCAAATGTATAGAGATAaataaatgaggcagagaaattAAGCAATTATTCAAAGTCATACAGAGTATAAGGGATAGATTTGGTCTATTTCCAGTCTGACTCCTGACAATTATATGTAACTGCTTCTTGGATCTATTAAGCTTGCTTAATTTCAAGAGCACTTTGGAAATTCAGCACAACACAATTCAAAGCAGATTTCAAGCCCAAGAATGTTCCAAATCAGAAATCACCCTTCTTTCTCtcaagtgctcatcacaactaCGTTTCTCTCTAGAACAGACACTGATATCCATATGGGTTGGTGTAGTAAGTATAGATCATTCAAACTGCAGATGACTTAAAACTGGCCCAAATTTATGGCTCATCCCAACAGTGGACCTAAATGCTAGACAAATCTGAATGGTACAAAGACCTGTCTTCAAGGCTGGCAGAAGTATGCTACTTTTCAAGATCTTTTTCCCTCACTTTTACCAATTCACATTtgattaattataaatatattagcCATATCTTAGAAAAGATACCTAAAGAACCTAACGATTATATAGTTTATCCCCTTGGTCCACTACCTTAATATCAAGTCAGTATAggtagagttaaaaaaaataaaaatcttaaaagattttaaggcAAAACATAATAACCAAATCtttaagatcattttttaaaaataagacagttCATATCTAGGTATGGAATTTATCCATTCACACAAGGAAAAGATGGCTGTAAATGAAAGCATATCAAAGCAATAATCCTtaatatgtataggaaaaaagtATTTATCTTAATACCACTTTGTGGTATTACATAAAAGATTGTATATATAATGCATAAATTTCTTACCAAAAGATTCCGAATGTACTCACTCAGACTTCTAGCAACTCTTCTGGTGTTTTTAACTGCTCTGCTGTAAAGAAAAGTTGTAGCACCCCGGTTCCAGTCTACTACAATTATATTCATATCCTCTCGATTCAACAAAATCCTTAGGAAGTTCGGAAGCCATGAGGGAGTGGAACCTGTTGGTCTATATCCATGAATAAGCCAGACCGTTTTCTTGTTTGTACTGAAATTAACATTAAGTGAACCATTCTGCTCAAACAGTGGCTCAGCACAGTTGAGGTTGTTCCTTGTATATAGCATCAAAGCAATCTCCATTTGGggaataaacaaatctttgagGGAATCCATTAGACTTAGCTGAGAGAAGTGAAGGCATTGTCTTTTACTctctgaaatgagaagaaaaaaaaaaaaagtcagtcaagATGATTCCTGCAATAGTATTTGATACAATTCTTATTGctattaaaaataacagatttgAATTTAGagggaagattttatttcattagtgTTTCAACATAATACTCTGGAGCAACTACAATGTTTAATGCAttgattatgttaaaaaaaaaagaccctttgaAGAAGcatccaaaaattttaaataaaatatagaaagaaaaaataataataaaataaaatatagaaagaaatataatgttttaaaattaagaattactTTTTATCTCTACAAAAGAGAAATGGTGTGACTAAAATCATTAATTTTGTTagtaaaggggcgcctgggtgtctcagttgattaagtgtctgcctttgactcaggtcatgatctctcggggtcctgagatctggccccacatcaggctcccttctccgtggggagtctgcttctccttctccctctgtttcttctccgcccaccctccctgcccccaccatttgtactctctctctctctctcaaatatatatgcACAACAATAAAAGTTAATAATGAGCTTTAACAGAAATTctgcagaatatatatatatggataataatcattcaagaaaatatatctagtgatcaaataaatacaaatcaaaacaataagGTATCACTTTTTCTCatcaaattaaacaaaaagtaaaaatcatcttAATACTTCTAAAGGTATATGTAACGAATATTCATATACATGGATGCTGAGAGCATAAGTTGATACAAAtccttttgaaattaaaattatatggtatACATATAATCTTAAAAGTAGGTATTcgtccttattttctttttagtatttatattaatgaaataaacaatTTGTATTAAATGTAAAGACATTAATAACAGGGTATGGATAATTgcacaaaaacttaaaataccTTAATTATACCATATAGTATACTCATCGATGTGTGCATCCTATGTGTCTGCCTATTTATCTACCTTCCTCTACCTACCTTCCTACCTACCTACttatctgtctatccatctgtGTATCCTAGAAGGATGTAGGACAGAATGAAATAACTAGGCCAAATCAATAGCAATAGTCATAGCCAGGCATGAAAAAATggctgttttttaattttctttttcatagattCTCAGGATTATAATTTCTCTCAAAATAAGCATATAATcccaattttttttacaaaagcatATTTGTACTTGTACTGTTTCTGGTAGTTTAACTTATTAAAAGATTTGGGGAAACAATTTGTCAATTTATatcaaaaattcacaaaatttttaatatacttcatGCCAATAATTCTACAtctaagaatttatcctaagaaaatagttatttaaacatgtaaaaataaactaaaatatattattttagtactggagaaataaaagcaatttaaatgcCCAGAAACAATGATGTGATTAggtaaaccatatatatatatatttaataaatataaattatatacatatatttacaactacagatatataatatatatttgataaatccATAATAATGTGCACAAATTACAATCCACCTTCTAGTTTGGAAAGTATATAT
Proteins encoded in this region:
- the LIPI gene encoding lipase member I isoform X2, whose translation is MDSLKDLFIPQMEIALMLYTRNNLNCAEPLFEQNGSLNVNFSTNKKTVWLIHGYRPTGSTPSWLPNFLRILLNREDMNIIVVDWNRGATTFLYSRAVKNTRRVARSLSEYIRNLLKYGASLDNFHFIGMSLGTHISGFVGKIFQGQLGRITGLDPAGPKFSGRPFNVRLDYTDAKFVDVIHSDTHGLGFKEPLGHIDFYPNGGKKQPGCPKSIFSGIEFIKCNHQRAVYLFMASLETNCNFISFPCSSYEDFKAGLCVNCEKFKKKSCPRLGYQAELWKDALKERKEKQFLKTTVFLDTSGTSPFCNHHFAYTILYLKKVKKYFSIQAYVHQRKYKMSSAIKYKNLFVN